The following proteins are co-located in the Lepisosteus oculatus isolate fLepOcu1 chromosome 9, fLepOcu1.hap2, whole genome shotgun sequence genome:
- the dusp12 gene encoding dual specificity protein phosphatase 12, with amino-acid sequence MICVQTGLYIGAASDLKDCQSLTADGITHVLTVDSEAPNLPGCFQSKFVYALDESCTDLLSSLDDCVTFISEAFANPSSAVLVHCHAGQSRSAAVVTAFLMTSNKVSLMTAYTTLQKVKPDVRINDEFLDQLELYEMMGCEVDFSSPLYKQYRLKKLTEKYPELQSVPKEVFAADPTTSGQTRDNDIIYRCRKCRRTLFRNSSILSHNAGTGPTAFAHKKIGSTIQHAGSAAQRQCTSHFIEPVQWMEPALLGVLDGQLLCPKCSSKLGSFNWYGEQCSCGRWVTPAFQIHKNRVDEIKPLHVPGLLSGNS; translated from the exons ATGATTTGTGTGCAGACAGGACTGTATATAGGGGCTGCTTCAGACCTGAAAGACTGTCAGAGTTTGACAGCGGATGGTATAACTCACGTTCTCACGGTAGATTCGGAAGCACCAAATCTTCCCGGGTGCTTTCAGAGCAAGTTTGTGTATGCCCTAGACGAGTCCTGCACTGATCTGCTCAGTTCTCTGGATGACTGCGTTACGTTCATCTCAGAAGCTTTTGCTAATCCATCTTCTGCAGTCCTAGTACACTG TCACGCAGGACAAAGTCGTAGTGCAGCAGTGGTGACTGCATTCTTGATGACGTCTAACAAAGTGAGCCTGATGACTGCATATACTACACTCCAGAAAGTCAAGCCTGATGTCAG AATTAATGATGAGTTTCTGGACCAACTGGAATtgtatgagatgatggggtgtgAAGTGGATTTCAGTAGTCCATTGTATAAGCAATACAGACTGAAGAAGCTCACAGAGAAATATCCAG AGCTTCAGAGTGTACcaaaggaagtgtttgctgctGATCCAACAACTAGTGGACAGACAAGGGACAATGACATCATTTACAGATGCAGGAAGTGTAG ACGCACCTTATTTCGGAATTCTAGTATTCTAAGTCACAACGCTGGAACTGGACCAACAGCCTTTGCTCATAAAAAGATAGGTAGTACAATACAACATGCTGGGAGTGCAGCTCAAAGGCAGTGTACGTCCCATTTTATTGAGCCAGTACAGTGGATGGAACCGGCACTGCTTGGTGTTCTCGATGGGCAG CTTCTGTGTCCAAAATGCAGCTCAAAGCTGGGCTCTTTCAACTGGTACGGCGAGCAGTGTTCATGTGGCCGATGGGTGACCCCGGCCTTTCAGATCCATAAGAATCGAGTGGATGAAATCAAGCCCCTACACGTGCCTGGACTCCTGTCTGGAAACAGCTAG